A genome region from Chlorobaculum tepidum TLS includes the following:
- the ruvA gene encoding Holliday junction branch migration protein RuvA: MFAFLRGELVTVSREEAVVEVSGIGYLLHISSGTSRRLPPEGSQVRLFTHHYVREDAQQLFGFLDEEELQLFRLLLTIGGVGPKLAMAVLSGLSVGEIQEAIVANRPETLYGITGVGKKTASRIILELRDKILKIQPAASGKTAGAPQALQLNEDALAALMTLGFPKPAAQKAISGILETSPGLSVEEVVRAALIAIHNNF; this comes from the coding sequence ATGTTCGCATTTTTGAGAGGTGAGCTGGTAACAGTCTCCCGTGAGGAGGCGGTTGTCGAGGTATCCGGCATCGGGTACCTGCTGCACATCTCGTCCGGCACGAGCCGCCGCCTGCCCCCGGAGGGGAGTCAGGTTCGTCTCTTTACCCATCACTACGTTCGCGAGGATGCTCAGCAACTTTTCGGCTTTCTCGACGAAGAAGAGCTTCAGCTTTTCCGCTTGTTGCTTACCATCGGTGGAGTCGGACCGAAGCTGGCGATGGCTGTGCTGTCGGGTCTGAGCGTTGGCGAAATCCAGGAAGCGATTGTCGCCAATCGTCCGGAAACCCTTTACGGCATTACCGGTGTGGGCAAAAAAACCGCCTCCCGTATCATTCTCGAACTGAGGGACAAGATTCTCAAAATCCAGCCAGCGGCAAGCGGCAAAACGGCGGGTGCGCCTCAAGCTCTTCAACTGAACGAAGATGCCCTCGCGGCGCTCATGACGCTCGGTTTTCCGAAGCCAGCGGCTCAGAAAGCCATTTCGGGCATTCTGGAGACTTCTCCCGGCTTGTCGGTCGAAGAGGTTGTCAGGGCCGCGCTTATCGCTATTCACAACAACTTCTGA